In Streptomyces canus, one DNA window encodes the following:
- a CDS encoding serine hydrolase domain-containing protein has protein sequence MDVNGTVAEGFEPVRDVFARNFETLGDRGAAVAVYRDGRKVVDLWAGTRDIDGTEPWRHGTAQVVRSATKGVAAAVPLMLHQRGELDLDAPVAEYWPGFKARGKERVLVRHVLNHRAGLPVIDRPLTPEEALDPLKGPEAVAAQAPAWEPGTDHGYHALTYGWLLDELVRRVTGLGAGEWIAREIAGPLRAEFWLGLPEDEEAAGRTGRVGRIEGPEPTGGLRARPKRSVTEAYDDPGSLTRRAFAAITPFPDQNAPEYRASALPATNGIATADGLARVYAALVGEIDGVRLFDPATVELARAEESAGPDRVLVVNTRFGLGYMLHGSASPFLGAGSFGHPGRGGSLGFADPETGIAFGYVTNGFRKTVTADPRAQALVRAVRAAL, from the coding sequence GTGGACGTGAACGGCACAGTCGCCGAGGGCTTCGAGCCGGTCAGGGATGTGTTCGCGCGGAACTTCGAGACGCTCGGGGACCGGGGCGCGGCGGTCGCCGTGTACCGGGACGGGCGCAAGGTGGTCGACCTGTGGGCCGGCACCAGGGACATCGACGGCACCGAGCCCTGGCGGCACGGCACCGCGCAGGTCGTGCGCTCGGCGACCAAGGGCGTCGCCGCCGCCGTACCCCTGATGCTGCACCAGCGTGGGGAGCTGGACCTGGACGCGCCGGTGGCCGAGTACTGGCCCGGGTTCAAGGCCCGTGGCAAGGAGCGGGTACTGGTCCGGCACGTCCTGAACCACCGGGCCGGGCTGCCGGTGATCGACCGGCCGCTCACGCCCGAGGAGGCCCTGGATCCGCTGAAGGGCCCCGAGGCGGTCGCCGCGCAGGCGCCCGCCTGGGAGCCCGGCACGGACCACGGGTATCACGCGCTGACGTACGGCTGGCTGCTGGACGAACTGGTGCGCAGGGTGACCGGGCTCGGGGCCGGTGAGTGGATCGCGCGGGAGATCGCCGGGCCGCTGAGGGCGGAGTTCTGGCTCGGGCTGCCGGAGGACGAGGAAGCGGCCGGGCGGACGGGACGGGTCGGACGGATCGAGGGCCCCGAGCCCACCGGCGGCCTGCGCGCCCGTCCCAAGCGGTCCGTCACCGAGGCCTACGACGACCCCGGCTCCCTCACCCGCCGCGCCTTCGCCGCGATCACCCCCTTCCCCGACCAGAACGCACCGGAGTACCGGGCGAGCGCCCTGCCCGCGACCAACGGGATCGCGACGGCCGACGGGCTGGCGCGCGTCTACGCGGCGCTGGTCGGAGAGATCGACGGGGTGCGGCTCTTCGACCCGGCCACGGTCGAGCTCGCCCGCGCCGAGGAGTCGGCGGGTCCGGACCGCGTGCTCGTCGTGAACACCCGTTTCGGACTGGGCTACATGCTGCACGGCAGCGCGTCGCCGTTCCTCGGCGCGGGCTCCTTCGGGCACCCCGGCCGCGGTGGCTCCCTCGGGTTCGCCGACCCGGAGACGGGCATCGCCTTCGGCTATGTCACCA
- a CDS encoding organic hydroperoxide resistance protein, producing MPEETAVDTRPTKIMYVAEATAHGGRDGYVTSQDGQIELKVAMPPALGGDGNGTNPEQLFAAGYSACFHNALILVGNREGYDLTGSTVAAKVGIGPNKHRGYGLAVALSVSLPILDAGLAAKLVDAAHEVCPYSNATRGNIDVTILLG from the coding sequence ATGCCTGAGGAAACCGCCGTCGACACCCGGCCGACGAAGATCATGTATGTCGCCGAGGCCACGGCCCACGGCGGCCGGGACGGCTATGTGACCAGCCAGGACGGCCAGATCGAGCTGAAGGTCGCGATGCCGCCGGCGCTCGGCGGGGACGGCAACGGCACCAACCCGGAGCAGCTGTTCGCCGCCGGGTACAGCGCCTGCTTCCACAACGCGCTGATCCTCGTCGGCAACCGCGAGGGCTACGACCTGACCGGCTCCACCGTCGCCGCGAAGGTCGGCATCGGCCCCAACAAACACCGCGGTTACGGCCTCGCGGTCGCCCTGAGCGTCTCGCTGCCGATCCTCGACGCGGGCCTCGCGGCGAAGCTGGTGGACGCGGCCCACGAGGTGTGCCCGTACTCGAACGCGACCCGCGGGAACATCGACGTGACGATTCTGCTTGGCTGA
- a CDS encoding MarR family winged helix-turn-helix transcriptional regulator, whose amino-acid sequence MTNEEDAGSLLLDDQLCFALYAAQRAVTAAYRPLLDELGLTYPQYLVLLVLWERGQTSVKELAAALRLDYGTVSPLLKRLESAGFVRRERDASDERSVLVACTERAEELRERAAAVPGALLSATGLDTTEAARLREDLWGLAKRAHEASERPR is encoded by the coding sequence GTGACGAACGAAGAGGACGCCGGATCACTGCTGCTCGACGACCAGTTGTGCTTCGCGCTGTACGCCGCCCAGCGCGCGGTGACCGCCGCGTACCGGCCGCTCCTCGACGAGCTCGGGCTCACCTACCCGCAGTACCTCGTGCTGCTGGTGCTGTGGGAGCGCGGTCAGACGAGTGTGAAGGAGCTGGCGGCCGCCCTGCGCCTCGACTACGGCACGGTCTCGCCGTTGCTCAAGCGGCTGGAGAGCGCGGGATTCGTACGCCGGGAGCGCGACGCGAGCGACGAGCGCTCGGTGCTGGTGGCGTGCACGGAGCGCGCGGAGGAACTCAGGGAGCGTGCGGCAGCCGTCCCCGGCGCCCTCCTCTCCGCGACCGGGCTCGACACCACGGAGGCCGCGAGACTGCGCGAGGACTTGTGGGGGCTCGCGAAAAGAGCGCACGAAGCTTCCGAGCGCCCCCGCTGA
- a CDS encoding energy-coupling factor ABC transporter ATP-binding protein → MGPVSDLVSTASLEVSGLAFAYPDGHQALFGVDFSLARGERVALLGPNGAGKTTLVLHLNGILSGGVGTVTVAGLPVDKKHMAEIRRKVGIVFQDPDDQLFMPTVREDVAFGPAAAGLRGPELEERVDRALSRVGMAEFKDRPPHHLSFGQRRRVAVATVLAMEPEILVLDEPSSNLDPASRRELADILRSLDVTVLMVTHDLPYALELCPRSLILSEGTIAADGKTGELLADDELMRAHRLELPFGFDPRSVTMGA, encoded by the coding sequence ATGGGCCCTGTGAGCGACCTTGTGAGCACCGCGTCCCTGGAGGTCTCCGGCCTCGCCTTCGCCTACCCCGACGGGCACCAGGCCCTGTTCGGCGTGGACTTCTCCCTCGCGCGCGGCGAGCGGGTCGCGCTGCTCGGCCCTAACGGCGCCGGCAAGACGACCCTGGTGCTGCACCTCAACGGCATCCTGAGCGGCGGGGTGGGCACGGTGACGGTCGCCGGGCTGCCCGTGGACAAGAAGCACATGGCCGAGATCCGGCGCAAGGTCGGCATCGTCTTCCAGGACCCCGACGACCAGCTCTTCATGCCGACCGTGCGCGAGGACGTGGCGTTCGGACCGGCGGCGGCCGGGCTCAGAGGCCCCGAGCTGGAGGAGCGCGTGGACCGGGCGCTCAGCAGGGTCGGCATGGCGGAGTTCAAGGACCGGCCCCCGCACCACCTCTCCTTCGGCCAGCGGCGCCGGGTGGCGGTGGCCACCGTGCTGGCGATGGAGCCGGAGATCCTCGTCCTCGACGAGCCCTCCTCCAACCTGGACCCGGCCTCCCGCCGCGAACTCGCCGACATCCTGCGCTCGCTGGACGTGACGGTGCTGATGGTGACGCACGACCTGCCGTACGCGCTGGAGCTGTGCCCGCGCTCGCTGATCCTGAGCGAGGGCACCATCGCCGCGGACGGAAAGACGGGCGAACTCCTCGCCGACGACGAGCTGATGCGGGCCCACCGGCTGGAGTTGCCCTTCGGATTCGATCCGCGGTCCGTGACAATGGGCGCGTGA
- the cbiQ gene encoding cobalt ECF transporter T component CbiQ, with protein sequence MGAGHAHRLYRHGHSPVHALPPHTKLAAAFGFVVVVVSTPREAMWAFGLYAVLLGVVAYAARVPAGFLLKRLLIEVPFVAFAVLMPFVAEGERVEVLGVSLSVSGLWGAWNVLAKGTLGVAASVLLASTTELRSVLLGLQRLRLPPLLVQIASFMIRYGDVITDEMRRMRIARESRGFEASGVKHWGVLAKSAGALFIRSYERGERVHLAMVSRGYAGSMPVIDEVTASRAQWSYALALPVAALVVCVVGWAL encoded by the coding sequence GTGGGCGCCGGACACGCGCACCGGCTCTACCGGCACGGACACTCGCCGGTGCACGCCCTGCCGCCGCACACGAAACTCGCGGCGGCCTTCGGCTTCGTGGTGGTCGTGGTCTCGACCCCGCGCGAGGCGATGTGGGCGTTCGGCCTGTACGCCGTCCTCCTGGGCGTCGTCGCGTACGCCGCACGCGTGCCGGCCGGCTTCCTGCTGAAGCGGCTGCTGATCGAGGTGCCGTTCGTGGCGTTCGCCGTGCTGATGCCGTTCGTCGCGGAGGGCGAGCGGGTCGAGGTCCTCGGGGTCTCCCTGAGCGTGAGCGGCCTGTGGGGCGCCTGGAACGTGCTCGCCAAGGGCACGCTGGGGGTCGCCGCCTCGGTGCTGCTGGCGTCCACCACCGAACTGCGCTCGGTGCTGCTCGGACTGCAACGGCTCAGGCTCCCGCCGCTGCTGGTCCAGATCGCGTCCTTCATGATCCGCTACGGCGATGTCATCACCGACGAGATGCGCCGGATGCGGATCGCGCGGGAGTCGCGGGGATTCGAGGCGAGCGGCGTCAAGCACTGGGGCGTCCTCGCGAAGTCGGCCGGCGCGCTGTTCATCCGTTCCTACGAGCGCGGCGAGCGCGTGCACCTGGCCATGGTCAGCCGGGGGTACGCCGGTTCGATGCCGGTCATCGACGAGGTGACCGCGTCCCGGGCGCAGTGGTCGTACGCCCTCGCGCTCCCCGTCGCCGCCCTTGTCGTCTGCGTGGTGGGATGGGCCCTGTGA
- a CDS encoding energy-coupling factor ABC transporter permease has translation MHVPDGFIDAPLSAATGVVAAAAVAVSLRGARRELDERTAPLAGLVAAFIFAVQMLNFPVAAGTSGHLLGGALAAILVGPYTGVLCVSVVLLMQGILFADGGLTALGVNITDMAVVTTVVAYAVFRGLVKVLPRKRGSITAASFVAAVLSVPAAAVAFTLIYAVGGTTDVSLGKVATAMIGVHVLIGIGEAVITALTVGAVVAVRPDLVYGARGLRQKLKLRVDGQLVDVPAEPAPVTARSHRTVWITGLVTSLVLAGFVSFYASADPDGLEKVAADKGIDAKTEKHATSDSPLADYGVKDVEDARLSGGLAGVIGVGVTVVAGSTVFWVVRRRRTADTTPVGTDV, from the coding sequence GTGCATGTGCCTGACGGATTCATAGACGCGCCCCTCTCGGCAGCGACCGGAGTCGTCGCCGCGGCCGCCGTCGCGGTGAGCCTGCGCGGCGCCCGCCGCGAGCTGGACGAACGCACCGCGCCCCTGGCCGGCCTCGTCGCGGCGTTCATCTTCGCCGTGCAGATGCTGAACTTCCCCGTCGCCGCGGGGACCAGCGGACATCTGCTCGGCGGGGCACTGGCCGCGATCCTCGTGGGCCCCTACACCGGGGTCCTCTGCGTCTCGGTCGTCCTGCTCATGCAGGGCATCCTCTTCGCGGACGGCGGTCTGACCGCGCTCGGCGTGAACATCACCGACATGGCCGTCGTCACGACGGTCGTGGCCTACGCCGTCTTCCGCGGGCTGGTGAAGGTGCTCCCCAGAAAGCGCGGCTCCATCACCGCCGCCTCCTTCGTGGCCGCCGTGCTCTCCGTGCCCGCCGCGGCCGTCGCCTTCACCCTGATCTACGCCGTCGGCGGCACCACCGACGTCTCCCTCGGCAAGGTCGCCACCGCGATGATCGGCGTCCACGTCCTCATCGGCATCGGCGAGGCGGTCATCACCGCGCTGACCGTCGGCGCCGTCGTCGCCGTACGCCCCGACCTGGTGTACGGCGCCCGCGGCCTCCGGCAGAAACTGAAGCTGCGGGTGGACGGCCAACTCGTCGACGTGCCCGCCGAACCCGCCCCGGTGACCGCCCGGTCGCACCGCACGGTGTGGATCACCGGCCTGGTCACCTCGCTGGTGCTCGCCGGGTTCGTCAGCTTCTACGCGTCCGCCGACCCGGACGGGCTGGAGAAGGTCGCCGCCGACAAGGGCATCGACGCCAAGACCGAGAAGCACGCCACGTCGGACTCGCCGCTCGCCGACTACGGCGTGAAGGACGTCGAGGACGCCCGCCTGTCCGGGGGGCTGGCGGGCGTGATCGGCGTCGGCGTCACCGTCGTCGCGGGCAGCACGGTGTTCTGGGTGGTGCGCAGGCGCCGTACGGCCGACACCACCCCCGTCGGCACGGACGTCTGA
- a CDS encoding SsgA family sporulation/cell division regulator, translating to MSVVEQYARAHIVSDVDIAEDEAIPVVLRYDPETDPRSVRIGLPGTHEWTFSRALLEQGLRAPVGSGEVRVWPCGRVQAVVEFHSPQGVSVVQFEQKALLRFLRRTYMATAPVRN from the coding sequence ATGTCTGTAGTCGAACAGTACGCACGAGCCCACATCGTTTCGGACGTGGACATCGCCGAGGACGAGGCGATCCCGGTGGTCCTGCGCTACGACCCGGAAACCGACCCGCGCTCGGTACGGATCGGCCTGCCGGGCACGCACGAATGGACCTTCTCGCGAGCGCTGCTGGAACAGGGACTCAGGGCGCCGGTCGGCAGCGGTGAGGTGCGGGTGTGGCCGTGCGGCCGGGTGCAGGCCGTGGTGGAGTTCCACTCCCCGCAGGGGGTGTCGGTGGTGCAGTTCGAGCAGAAGGCACTGCTCAGGTTCCTGCGGCGGACGTACATGGCCACGGCACCCGTGCGGAACTAG
- a CDS encoding penicillin-binding transpeptidase domain-containing protein has translation MGSRRRVAERRKTKPAVIGGMIAVVVGGAGFGVYALYGAGAAADDRTQNTSASAEDHKPKVKTGPLSATEVTSTATTFLTSWQQGKVSTAAAATSDSAAATSLLTGYTKDAHLTGVTLTPGTRTGDKVPFSVKATVTYKGTSKPLAYGSSLTVVRDSATGKPRVDWTASVVHPDLKDGDTLVTGESGTPPIKAVDRNGGEITEAKYPSLGTVLDGLREKYGKKAGGKAGIELRVVRGKGSKSSDKTLVELSKGTPGTVRTTLNPTLQAAAEAQVAKQARSSVVVLRPSTGEILAVANASHGFNTAFQGSLAPGSTMKVITSSLLIDKDLASADKAHPCPKYVTYGGWKFQNDDKFEIKGGTFKASFARSCNTAFISQAGKLDNDSLTEQAQQVFGLSMNNWAIGVPSFDGSVPVQSAAQKAASLIGQGGVRMNPLNMASVSATVESGTFKQPYLVSPSVDHRTLATASRTMSSGTLSQLRELMAYTAGYGTAAEAMSGVYGNVGAKTGSAEVDGQKKPNGWFTAYRGDLAAAGVVQAGGHGGDTAGPIVAALLKMGG, from the coding sequence GTGGGTAGCAGAAGGCGCGTCGCCGAGCGACGGAAGACCAAACCCGCCGTGATCGGCGGGATGATCGCCGTGGTCGTCGGCGGCGCCGGCTTCGGCGTCTACGCGCTCTACGGTGCCGGGGCCGCGGCCGACGACCGGACGCAGAACACGTCCGCGTCCGCCGAGGACCACAAGCCGAAGGTCAAGACCGGACCGCTGTCGGCGACCGAGGTCACCAGCACCGCGACCACCTTTCTGACCTCCTGGCAGCAGGGCAAGGTGAGCACGGCCGCCGCCGCGACGAGCGACAGCGCGGCCGCCACCTCCCTGCTCACCGGCTACACCAAGGACGCCCACCTCACCGGCGTCACCCTCACCCCGGGCACCCGCACCGGCGACAAGGTGCCCTTCTCCGTGAAGGCGACGGTGACGTACAAGGGCACCAGCAAGCCGCTGGCGTACGGCAGTTCGCTGACCGTCGTCCGCGACAGCGCCACCGGGAAGCCGCGGGTCGACTGGACCGCCTCGGTCGTCCACCCCGACCTGAAGGACGGCGACACCCTGGTCACCGGGGAGTCCGGGACCCCGCCGATCAAGGCGGTCGACCGGAACGGCGGCGAGATCACCGAGGCGAAGTACCCCTCGCTGGGCACGGTGCTGGACGGCCTGCGCGAGAAGTACGGCAAGAAGGCCGGCGGCAAGGCGGGCATCGAGCTGCGGGTGGTCCGCGGGAAGGGCTCCAAGTCCTCCGACAAGACGCTGGTGGAGCTCAGCAAGGGCACCCCGGGCACCGTGCGGACGACCCTGAACCCGACGCTCCAGGCGGCGGCCGAGGCGCAGGTCGCCAAGCAGGCGCGGTCCTCCGTCGTCGTGCTGCGTCCGTCGACCGGCGAGATCCTCGCGGTGGCGAACGCGAGCCACGGCTTCAACACCGCCTTCCAGGGTTCCCTCGCCCCGGGCTCCACGATGAAGGTCATCACCTCCTCGCTGCTGATCGACAAGGACCTCGCGTCGGCGGACAAGGCGCACCCGTGCCCGAAGTACGTCACGTACGGCGGCTGGAAGTTCCAGAACGACGACAAGTTCGAGATCAAGGGCGGCACCTTCAAGGCGAGCTTCGCCCGCTCCTGCAACACCGCCTTCATCAGCCAGGCGGGCAAGCTGGACAACGACAGCCTGACCGAGCAGGCCCAGCAGGTCTTCGGCCTGTCCATGAACAACTGGGCGATCGGCGTCCCGTCCTTCGACGGCTCGGTGCCGGTGCAGAGCGCGGCCCAGAAGGCGGCCTCGCTCATCGGCCAGGGCGGGGTCCGGATGAACCCGCTGAACATGGCGTCCGTCTCCGCCACCGTCGAGTCGGGCACCTTCAAGCAGCCCTACCTGGTCTCCCCCTCGGTCGACCACCGCACGCTGGCCACCGCCTCGCGCACGATGTCCTCGGGCACGCTGTCGCAGCTGCGTGAGCTGATGGCGTACACGGCGGGCTACGGCACCGCGGCCGAGGCGATGTCCGGGGTCTACGGCAACGTCGGCGCGAAGACCGGCTCCGCGGAGGTCGACGGCCAGAAGAAGCCGAACGGCTGGTTCACCGCGTACCGGGGCGACCTCGCGGCCGCGGGCGTCGTCCAGGCGGGCGGCCACGGCGGCGACACGGCGGGCCCGATCGTGGCGGCCCTGCTGAAGATGGGCGGCTAG
- a CDS encoding penicillin-binding transpeptidase domain-containing protein yields the protein MAKGVKVAVVSTVFAVMVGGAGYGAYNFVSALSDDGSGGVGEAKRSGPPTDDEIAKTSKDFFAAWEKGDAASASAFTNNNTAAEVLLAAYGADAHIGDVRITPGKATGATVPYSVKATVSYDGKSKPLAYKSKLTVVRGVTTGKALVDWQPSVVYPKLQKDDRLVTGESANPSIEAVARDGSVLTKEKYPSLGPVLDALREKYGTEAGGTPGIELAIKHPDQTPDTSLLTLAEGKAGKLETTISASAQAAAEKAVKLYGQSSVVAVKPTTGEVLAVANNRTDSFNAAFEGTKAPGSTMKIITAAMLIDNGVTSMNGPAPCPPDAVWQGQTFKNLTGMQPNEGASLANSFMRSCNTAFIKLIDEKPLTDESLTLEAQNRFGIGEDWKTGIVSFDGKVPAVSGPDRAANAIGQGQVQMNPLNMASVTATAITGAFRQPYLVSPKLDDRELATAKGLPYNTASQLKQMMRLTATQGTATKAMAGLGGDIGAKTGSAEVDGQEVSNSWFTGFRNDMAAAAMTEEGGHGGDAAGPIVAAVLRAAG from the coding sequence ATGGCCAAGGGGGTGAAGGTCGCTGTCGTCAGCACGGTGTTCGCCGTGATGGTCGGCGGGGCCGGATACGGGGCGTACAACTTCGTGTCGGCGTTGAGCGACGACGGGAGCGGCGGGGTCGGAGAGGCCAAGCGGAGCGGGCCGCCCACCGACGACGAGATCGCGAAGACGTCGAAGGACTTCTTCGCAGCCTGGGAGAAGGGCGACGCGGCGAGCGCGTCCGCCTTCACGAACAACAACACGGCGGCCGAGGTGCTGCTGGCCGCGTACGGGGCGGATGCGCACATCGGCGATGTGCGCATCACGCCCGGCAAGGCGACCGGCGCCACCGTGCCGTACAGCGTGAAGGCGACCGTCTCCTACGACGGGAAGTCGAAGCCCCTGGCGTACAAGAGCAAGCTGACCGTCGTGCGCGGGGTGACCACCGGGAAGGCGCTCGTCGACTGGCAGCCCTCCGTGGTGTATCCGAAGCTCCAGAAGGACGACCGGCTGGTCACCGGCGAGTCCGCGAACCCGTCCATCGAGGCGGTGGCCCGCGACGGCAGCGTGCTGACCAAGGAGAAGTACCCGTCGCTGGGCCCGGTCCTGGACGCCCTGCGCGAGAAGTACGGAACCGAGGCCGGCGGCACCCCCGGCATCGAACTGGCGATCAAGCATCCGGACCAGACGCCCGACACCTCGCTGCTGACCCTCGCCGAGGGCAAGGCGGGCAAGCTGGAGACCACCATCAGCGCGAGCGCGCAGGCGGCCGCCGAGAAGGCCGTGAAGCTGTACGGCCAGTCGTCGGTGGTCGCCGTCAAGCCCACCACCGGTGAGGTGCTGGCCGTGGCCAACAACCGCACGGACAGCTTCAACGCGGCCTTCGAGGGCACCAAGGCCCCCGGCTCCACCATGAAGATCATCACGGCCGCGATGCTCATCGACAACGGCGTGACCTCGATGAACGGCCCGGCGCCCTGTCCGCCCGACGCCGTGTGGCAGGGGCAGACCTTCAAGAACCTCACCGGCATGCAGCCCAACGAGGGCGCCTCGCTGGCCAACAGCTTCATGCGGTCCTGCAACACCGCCTTCATCAAGCTGATCGACGAGAAGCCGCTCACCGACGAGTCGCTGACGCTGGAGGCCCAGAACAGGTTCGGGATCGGCGAGGACTGGAAGACCGGCATCGTCTCCTTCGACGGGAAGGTGCCCGCCGTCAGCGGTCCGGACCGCGCGGCGAACGCGATAGGCCAGGGCCAGGTCCAGATGAACCCGCTGAACATGGCCTCGGTGACGGCCACCGCCATCACCGGCGCCTTCCGCCAGCCCTACCTGGTCTCGCCGAAGCTCGACGACCGCGAACTGGCCACCGCGAAGGGGCTGCCGTACAACACCGCCTCCCAGCTGAAGCAGATGATGCGGCTCACCGCGACCCAGGGCACGGCGACCAAGGCGATGGCGGGACTCGGCGGGGACATCGGCGCCAAGACCGGTTCCGCGGAGGTCGACGGGCAGGAGGTGTCCAACAGCTGGTTCACCGGTTTCCGCAACGACATGGCCGCGGCGGCCATGACCGAGGAGGGCGGCCACGGCGGCGACGCGGCGGGCCCGATTGTCGCAGCTGTGCTACGAGCCGCAGGCTGA
- a CDS encoding dolichyl-phosphate-mannose--protein mannosyltransferase, with product MTSTASSTDTRQDQAPQDRRPSWQQRLRRFGYTPEARSDVRERLVPPFVEPSPRMWQVLGVPRTLAERIARWSGWLGPLLVTLVAGLMRFWNLGSPKKVIFDETYYAKDAWALVHRGFELSWDKNVDSLILNNNGNVPLPTNAAYVVHPPVGKYVIGLGELMFGFDPFGWRFMTALLGTLSVLIVCRVGRRIFRSTFLGCLAGALMTVDGLAFVMARTALLDGVLMFFVLAAFACLVIDRDRAREKLAAALPVDAHGFVRPDAGVADKLWLGMRPYRWLAGLLLGLAIGTKWNGLFFLIAFGIMTVLWDVGSRKVAGARHPYEAVLKYDLGIAFLAMVPVAVITYVTSWIGWILSPADGTGGYYRNWAANDGQGGSWTFLPDWWRSLVHYEHEVYKFNVGLSSPHTYMSNPWSWIVDGRPVSYFYESPAPGTDGCPADAGEKCAREVLAIGTPLLWWAACFAILYVLWRWFFRRDWRAGAIACGIAAGYLPWFNYQERTIFFFYTIVFLPFLCLAVAMLIGALVGPPGAKDTRRVAGATAAGVLVLLIAWNFIYFWPLYTGTSIPIDDWRSRMWLDTWV from the coding sequence GTGACCAGTACCGCGTCCTCCACGGACACCCGGCAGGACCAGGCCCCCCAGGACCGGCGGCCGTCGTGGCAGCAGAGGCTGCGCCGTTTCGGCTACACGCCCGAGGCCAGAAGCGACGTGCGTGAGCGCCTGGTGCCGCCCTTCGTCGAGCCCAGTCCGCGGATGTGGCAGGTCCTGGGCGTGCCCCGGACGCTCGCCGAGCGGATCGCGCGCTGGTCGGGCTGGCTCGGGCCGCTGCTGGTGACGCTGGTGGCGGGGCTGATGCGGTTCTGGAACCTGGGCAGCCCGAAGAAGGTGATATTCGACGAGACGTACTACGCCAAGGACGCGTGGGCGCTCGTCCACCGCGGCTTCGAGCTCAGCTGGGACAAGAACGTCGACAGTCTGATCCTCAACAACAACGGGAACGTTCCGCTCCCGACGAACGCCGCCTATGTCGTGCACCCGCCGGTCGGCAAGTACGTCATCGGACTCGGCGAGCTGATGTTCGGGTTCGACCCGTTCGGCTGGCGCTTCATGACGGCGCTGCTGGGGACGCTGTCGGTGCTGATCGTGTGCCGGGTGGGCCGCCGTATCTTCCGCTCCACGTTCCTGGGCTGCCTGGCGGGCGCGCTGATGACCGTGGACGGCCTGGCCTTCGTGATGGCACGGACCGCGCTGCTCGACGGTGTGCTGATGTTCTTCGTGCTGGCCGCGTTCGCCTGCCTGGTCATCGACCGCGACCGGGCACGGGAGAAACTCGCGGCCGCGCTGCCGGTCGACGCCCACGGGTTCGTGCGCCCCGACGCGGGGGTCGCCGACAAGCTGTGGCTCGGCATGCGGCCGTACCGCTGGCTGGCGGGTCTGCTGCTCGGCCTGGCCATCGGCACCAAGTGGAACGGCCTGTTCTTCCTCATCGCCTTCGGCATCATGACGGTCCTGTGGGACGTCGGCTCCCGCAAGGTCGCGGGCGCGCGCCACCCCTACGAGGCGGTCCTCAAGTACGACCTCGGCATCGCGTTCCTGGCCATGGTGCCGGTGGCGGTCATCACCTACGTCACCTCGTGGATCGGCTGGATCCTCTCCCCCGCGGACGGCACCGGCGGCTACTACCGCAACTGGGCCGCGAACGACGGCCAGGGCGGCAGCTGGACCTTCCTGCCCGACTGGTGGCGCAGCCTGGTCCACTACGAGCACGAGGTCTACAAGTTCAACGTCGGCCTGTCCTCGCCGCACACGTACATGTCCAACCCGTGGAGCTGGATCGTCGACGGCCGCCCGGTCTCGTACTTCTACGAGTCCCCCGCGCCCGGCACCGACGGCTGCCCGGCCGACGCGGGCGAGAAGTGCGCCCGCGAGGTCCTGGCGATCGGCACGCCGCTGCTGTGGTGGGCCGCCTGCTTCGCGATCCTCTACGTCCTGTGGCGCTGGTTCTTCCGCCGCGACTGGCGCGCGGGCGCCATCGCCTGCGGTATCGCGGCCGGCTATCTCCCCTGGTTCAACTACCAGGAACGCACGATCTTCTTCTTCTACACGATCGTCTTCCTGCCCTTCCTCTGCCTGGCCGTCGCCATGCTCATCGGCGCCCTCGTCGGCCCCCCGGGCGCCAAGGACACCCGCCGCGTCGCGGGCGCCACGGCGGCCGGAGTCCTGGTCCTCCTGATCGCCTGGAACTTCATCTACTTCTGGCCCCTGTACACCGGCACGAGCATTCCGATCGACGACTGGCGGTCGCGGATGTGGCTGGATACGTGGGTCTAG